The Mangrovimonas cancribranchiae nucleotide sequence ACAAAACATGCCATTGCGTTAGCTCGTTTAAGAAAGATAAAAGTAATCATTAATTTTTTTAAAGAAGACGCGTAAATTCTTTAGGTCGACATAGTTTGTCGTAGTGTGATTGTTCTTTTGTTGTGTTGTTAATTTAAAATCCAAAAAATGAGTAAACAGTTAGATGCTTTAAAAGCCAACTTTGTAAAAAAACAAGAACAATTAGGATATGCTAAGAAACAATTGAAAAAAGAGTTTTTTGGAATAGATCATGCCATAGATCAGCTTATTAATCAAATCAGACCTTGGTATATATTAAACGATTATCAAGATAGACCATTGATTATAAATCTTTGGGGGTTGACAGGCGTTGGTAAAACGTCTTTAATTCAACGTATGGCAGAGTTGATGCATTACTCTAACAAGTTATACAGGTTTGACTTAGGAGATAAGCGTAATAGCTCTCTTCATAGAGATCTAGAAGAATTGTCCGATAACAACGAAGAGAACCCTATCATGATTATGCTTGATGAATTTCAACATTCTAGGACTTTAAAAGGGCCGATGCGAGAAGAAATTAATGAGGATGCCAATCGTAAAGTTTGGGATTTAATAGATTCAGGCAAGATAGAGTACCACTTTTGGAAACGAGGGTTATACAATTTTATTACTCATGTAGAGCTTTTAAAGCATTTGTTAAAGGCTGGGATAAAAGTAAAAAATGGTGTCGTGGTAGAAGGTGTTGCGCTATTTAATTCAGAATTAGAAAAACAAGATCATCACTTTGACTTTGATAATGATGGAGAACAACCGTGTCAGTTCGTTCAAAGAATATATTATAGTGATATTGTTGAGTTTAGTTCGGGACAATTAGGGGTTTATTTAATGGAAGACGTAAAGTCTCATCTTATGACATTGGATGGTGATGAGACCATTATGTTTCTAGATAAGGTTATTAGAATAGCCAAAAAACCTAATATAAAAAAATTTACGAAAGCCTTAATTTTTGTTGTTGGAAATTTAGATGAAGCGTATTCTATGAGTGGCGTTCTTAGTGCAGATATAAATGCCGATAACTTCCATGAAGCGTCATTAAAAATAACATTACCACAAATTAAAAGAGCCTTGTCTTGTCGATTTAGAAAAGAACAAATTGCTAGGCTGGGGAATAATCATATTATTTATCCTTCCTTGAACAAAGAAGCTTATAACCAAATTATAGCCTATGAACTAACTCAAATTTCTCAAAAAGTAAAAGATGGTTTTGGTATCTATTTAACGTTTTCTGAAGCTTTATCAGGGTTAATCTATAAAGAAGGTGTTTTTCCAACGCAAGGCGTAAGACCAGTTAAAACGACAGTTAACTTTATGGTGCAATCTAATTTACCAGAAATGATATCAGAAATCATGCTTAAATATATTGATGTAGATACCATCAACTTAACGTATTTAGACAATCATATTATAGCGGAGTATTTTAATGCTAAACATAAGATACATAAAAAGACATTTAAGGTGTCAACACCTCTTGAAGATATGCGTAAGCCTAAACAAAATGACATTCAGGCCATAACAGCTGTGCATGAAAGTGGTCATGCCGTTTTATCTGCAATTTTATTACAAGTTGTTCCAGAACATGTCTGTTCCATGACATCAGATCCTACAAGTTTTGGTTATGTGCATACAAAATGGCCATGGAAATATATAGCTAAACACGAAATAGAAAAACGTGTAGCGGTTTATTTAGGAGGTTTGGTTGCTGAAGAGTTAGTGTTTGGCGAGGATTACATAACTACGGGAGCTTCAGAAGATATAAGTCAAGCGACGCGCTTTGTAGGAAGAATGCTTAAATATAATGGTTTAGGTAATACACCAATAGAATATAACACAGATGAAAATGACAATTTAAGCTACCATGATACAAAAGAAATTGAGTTAGATATTAAACAAATCGTAGAAAAAGGACTAGAATTAGCTAAAGAAACATTAAAAAAAGAAATAGTTCTATTATTAAAGTTATCAGACTTTTTAAGTGATCACTCGTCGATAAATAAATTACAATTAGAAAAGCTGATTAAGGCGCATAAAGTATCTAACGTAGATTTTATAACAAATGGCGACAATCTTTTTTATCGTAAAACATTAAAAAAGAAAATCTCTCAAGATCTAAAACAGGTGTCACGAGAGTTATTTGAATCTGTAACGTTAAATAAGAAAGATAACATATAAAAATAGATTTATGAAATCTACATTTTGATGAGGAAGAAGACAAAGATTATAAAATAGTAATTTGTTATATTATCGACTACATTTGTAGTCAATTTATTACTGATTTGACTACAAATGAAGTCACTACCCTCGATGAAAACTGAAATTACCCTCGATGAAAATTGGTGTTACCCTCGGTGAGATTTCTTTTACAGCTTAAAAAAATAATTCGCTTTACTGTTTAAAAAGTGCATTTCGGCGCACTTTTTAAGGTGTTCTAATGGTTGTTTTGGTGAAAATCAATCAATAGTGTATTTTAATGCACTTTTTTTGTGATTATTTGTAAATATTTTATATTTTTACATTAAAAGAGCGATAAAATGCACTATAAAACATTAATAGAAAGTGTAAAATCCCGTAGAGATACGCTTAAAATTACACAGGAAATGCTCGCAGATCTTTCAGGTGTAGGTTTGCGTACACTAAAACAGTTTGAAAGTGGTAAAGGTAATCCAACACTGGAAACGTTAACCAAAATAGGTGATACGTTAGGTATGGAACTTATTTTTACTACTAAAAACTTAACAGCTGATTAATGCGACAAGTCCAAGTTTTATATAAAAAGGAAGCTGCTGGGGTATTATCACAGTTAGATAATGGTAGCTTTGTGTTTAAATATTATGATCAATGGTTTAATAACTCAGATAAGCCAGCTATTAGTTTAACTCTACCCAAAACACATCAAGAATATACATCTAAATATCTGTTTCCTTTTTTTTATAACATGTTGCCAGAAGGCTCGAATAAACAAGTTGTTTGTTTTGAAAACCGTATAGATGCTAAAGACTACTTTAGTATCTTAATGGTAACAGCCATGCATGATACAATCGGGGCGATAACCATTAAAGCGGTAAATAAATAATGATTTTTACAGATATAAAATATTGCCCAAGTACACTTGCAGAAGGTTACACAACTTATAGCAATACAGCTTTAAGGCGTGTGTTTAATGGTAAAAAAGTAAGTGTTGTTTTATCGTATGATTCGCCAACAAATAATGCTACTACAGATGAATTATTTTCAGACAATAGAAGCCGTATGTCTATATCTGGCGTGCAAGAAAAATTTTCAGTTTTATTAGATAAAAATAAATTACGGTTGATACAAGAAGGCGAGCAAGGGCAATACATCTTAAAGCCTATTCCAAATGTTGGTAAAAACACCTATTTAATGCCTGCAAACGAGCATGTAACCATGCAAATAGCACGTCAAGTGTTTGGAATTGATACCGCAGAAAATGCACTAATATTTTTTAAAAATGGCGAACCCGCTTATATAACAAAACGGTTTGATGTTAAAAATGATGGCAGCAAATGGGCTCAAGAAGACTTTGCGTCATTGGCAGGTAGAACCCCGCAAACACATGGCGAAGATTATAAGTACACAGGTAATTATTTAGAGCTTTTCACACTATTAAAAACGTATGTGCCAGCCTATACTATAGAGTCTATTAAATTGTTTAAGCTTATTTTGTTTAACTATTTATTTTCTAATGGCGATGCACATTTTAAAAACTTTTCTTTAATAGAAACCCCTTTGGGAGATTTTAAATTAAGTCCTGCTTACGATTTACTAAATAGTAGATTACATATAGCTGATAAAGATTTTGCATTAGACGAGGGGTTGTTGCCACCTAATTTAACAAAAGGTAAAATTAAAGAGCAGTTTTATATTTTAGGAAGCGAAGCTAACATAGCTAAAAAACAAATAGAAAACGTGTTTACTAATTTAACGTCTAAACAGGATAAGGTACAAGCATTAATTGAAGCCTCTTTTTTAGATGAAAAAGCAAAAAGAAACTATACTCAAGCTTATCAAACTAGATTAAAAAAACTAATGCGTTAATATGTTATAACTGTTGGCACAAGGTGAAATTGACATCATCTGTAGTCAATTTATTGCTGATTTGACTACAAATGTAGTCGCTACCCTCGATGAAAACTGAAATTACCCTCGGTGAAAATTGGTGTTACCCTCGGTGAAACTTTGCCTAAAACGTGGTGCATAATGTAGTCATATTTTTAGTTTGAAGTAGGGTAGTGTTAATGAGTAATACTTTGTTTATTACTAGAAGGAGCTTAACGATAGTTTTTGTATTAATTTTTTGTTTAATTTTAGAAGAGAAATCACCCTAAACTTTGATTAGACATGTGGAAGTATTTTTTTGCATGGTTCCCAATGGTTCTTGTAGCCATATTGAATGGTTTGTTCCGAGAAAAAGTTGTTGCTAATAAATTTAACGAGCTTCAAGCGCATCAGTTATCAACATTAAGCATGATTGTTTTTTTTGGAATCTATGTTTGGGTATTGTTCAAAATTTGGCAACCAGAATCTACAAATCAAACACTATTAATTGGCTTGCTTTGGTTAGTGTTGACCGTGATTTTCGAATTTTTGTTTGGTCATTATGTTGTAGGTCATTCTTGGAGCAAGTTACTGTTAGACTATAACATTTTAAAAGGGCGTGTTTGGGGACTGTTTCTCATATGGATTACAGTTTCTCCGTATGTAATTTATCACCTTCAGAAGTAGGGGAGAGCGAGTGATTAATTTGTGGTACGATTTGTATTTAATACTCGTAAAATTCTTTTATAGTGAAATTCAATTCTTCTTCTTTTGGCTTAATTAAAGAGTTTAAGTAGTACCTGTGAAAATAACCATTTAAAACAATTATTTTCTTACCGTGGTACTCTCTAATAAAGTGCAAAATATTTTTAGACATTGTATGGTTTCTTAAATCCCAAAATTCAGATGCTCTTTTATACCCTTCATAATAACTAATACTATCACCGTCATTTTTAACGTGATATGTGTCAGAGAAAATAGGATATTTAGACATTATGCTTAAAAGCTCTTTATAATGATATTTTTGCCTGATTTCAGCAGCTTTATCTGTTTTAGGATTATTAAAGGCTTTTGCTCCTAAATAGGCAAATGAATTAAGAGTATCATTTGCTTCAAGAAAGTTTTGATAAATTCTTTTATCCAAAGCACTCAGCTGGTTATTTCTGTAAAGACTGTCTAAAAACTTGAATGCTTTGCTATCTGTTGGACGAGACCCTATTCTTATCCTATATTCGTTTCTTCCTGTAAATCCGTATGGTCTTACATCTACATTAAAGTTGTTCATGTATTTTACAGTGGAAATATTTTCATTGCTTTCCCAGGTTTTCTTAAAGTTAAATTCTTTGGTAAAGAATGAAGAATCCACTTCATAAAGTATCAAGTCTGGTTTAATTTTAACCAAGATATTGTAAAGGCTGTCGGGTGTAAAATTTTGAACAGGCTGATGAACAGTTCCAAGAATGACTAATTCAGTTTTTTTATTTGTACAACCCCAAAAAAGCAAGCCAATAAAAATAAATTCTAAAAGTCTTTTCATTCCAAATAAAGTAGATTATAATGTAGAATAACTATTCATGTTGTGAGTCGTTTTTAATTGATTATTCTC carries:
- a CDS encoding helix-turn-helix domain-containing protein — its product is MHYKTLIESVKSRRDTLKITQEMLADLSGVGLRTLKQFESGKGNPTLETLTKIGDTLGMELIFTTKNLTAD
- a CDS encoding HipA N-terminal domain-containing protein; the protein is MRQVQVLYKKEAAGVLSQLDNGSFVFKYYDQWFNNSDKPAISLTLPKTHQEYTSKYLFPFFYNMLPEGSNKQVVCFENRIDAKDYFSILMVTAMHDTIGAITIKAVNK
- a CDS encoding HipA domain-containing protein; the encoded protein is MIFTDIKYCPSTLAEGYTTYSNTALRRVFNGKKVSVVLSYDSPTNNATTDELFSDNRSRMSISGVQEKFSVLLDKNKLRLIQEGEQGQYILKPIPNVGKNTYLMPANEHVTMQIARQVFGIDTAENALIFFKNGEPAYITKRFDVKNDGSKWAQEDFASLAGRTPQTHGEDYKYTGNYLELFTLLKTYVPAYTIESIKLFKLILFNYLFSNGDAHFKNFSLIETPLGDFKLSPAYDLLNSRLHIADKDFALDEGLLPPNLTKGKIKEQFYILGSEANIAKKQIENVFTNLTSKQDKVQALIEASFLDEKAKRNYTQAYQTRLKKLMR